TGCCCTAGCCTTAGCTGCGATTCATCAACAAGGCTATGTCCATTGCGATGTCAAGCCGCAAAATATTCGGATTAATGCCGATGGCCATGCGGTTTTACTCGATTTTGGAATTGTGCAAGCAATCGGCACAACCAATGCCGAACAAGTTTATGGCACGCCCCAATATATTGCTCCCGAACGGGCTGAAGGTGGAGCAACCATCGAGGCCAGCGATATTTATGCCTTGGGAATTATGTTGTATGAGCTATTAACCGGGCGCGTGCCGCTTGATGGAGATTCGGCGTGGGCGATTGTGCAGCGCCATTTGAATGAAGGTGTGCCGGCATTACGCCAAGCCTTGCCTGGCACAGCCACCGCGATTGAGCATTTGATCAAACGCGCGACTGAGCGCCAGCCAAGCCAGCGGTTTGCCTCAGCCCAAGCCTTAGCTGGCGAGATCGAGAGCATTCAACAGGGCGCAAATTCGGCCACGATTGCCATGCCAGTGCGCCACCGCTCAACGGTTTCGATTCACAATATGGAGACCACGGCGGTGCGTGTGCCACCTAAAACCGCAGCCTTGGTGCAGGCCAAACCTCAACCAATCCCAACCAAAGCTTTGCTTGCCAATCCCAAACCTGCTGCCAACAAACAAATTGGCCTAACCCTAGCCGCCTTGGCGTTTGTAGTGATGATTGCGGTTGCCTTTGCCAAACTGAGCGGCGATCCCCAACAACCCAGCGCTAGTGGCAATGCGACGATTGTTGCTCAACCAAGTGCCACGCTTGAGCCTGTAGCTGAAGCAACGGCAACGATTGTGGCCGAGGCAACCAGCACTCCGGCTCCCGAACCCACCATCGCCAGCCAACCCTTGCCTAGCATGCCCAATTTTGTCGGGCTAAAACGCGGCGAGGCCGAGCAGCAAGCACGTCAGTTGGGGCTAAAAATCGATTTTGTCGAAGAAGCCAACGAGCAAGCCAAAGATCGAATTTTAAGCCAAGAGCCAGCTGCTGGTAGCCCAATCGCCGAAAATAGCCGCATTACTTTGGTGATTGCGGTCAAAGAAGCCAAAAAGCCTAAACCACCTGGACCAGGCAAAGGTAACGACGACGATGATTAGTTGCAAGAGTCTATGGATCAGGGGCTAGTTGTCAGGGAGCAGAGCAATAAGGGATTGGGGATTGGGCTTTAACGCAGAGGCACAGAGAAGCAAAGTACCAATTTGATCTGAATAATATTTGCAATGAAAACAAAAACTGTGGCTGATCAAAAAAGTTCTCTAAAGGCTGCCTCTGCGCCTCTGCGTTAAATTTTAGCAGCTACTCGGCGGCAACTTTGACCCAACCAGCGCGTTGGACTAAAACCTCATACAACGGCT
This region of Herpetosiphon gulosus genomic DNA includes:
- a CDS encoding protein kinase, yielding MNQTLANRYQILATLGQGGMATVYRARDLLLKRDVALKLLRPEFANNPSLSQQFSAEAQTAAQLSHAHIARIFDVGHDPSSGPFFVQELIEGQSLDQLLPVAAPQALTWTREIALALAAIHQQGYVHCDVKPQNIRINADGHAVLLDFGIVQAIGTTNAEQVYGTPQYIAPERAEGGATIEASDIYALGIMLYELLTGRVPLDGDSAWAIVQRHLNEGVPALRQALPGTATAIEHLIKRATERQPSQRFASAQALAGEIESIQQGANSATIAMPVRHRSTVSIHNMETTAVRVPPKTAALVQAKPQPIPTKALLANPKPAANKQIGLTLAALAFVVMIAVAFAKLSGDPQQPSASGNATIVAQPSATLEPVAEATATIVAEATSTPAPEPTIASQPLPSMPNFVGLKRGEAEQQARQLGLKIDFVEEANEQAKDRILSQEPAAGSPIAENSRITLVIAVKEAKKPKPPGPGKGNDDDD